A part of Maridesulfovibrio hydrothermalis AM13 = DSM 14728 genomic DNA contains:
- a CDS encoding pyridoxal phosphate-dependent aminotransferase, which translates to MYNFARNLPASGIRKFYDLANSLQKQGHDILHMEIGRPVWKIPQQMKDFLNEAMNNDIYHYMDNRGDRLLREVLCNNIYTKTKKKYNPDTEIIVTTGASEGLAMCALALLGHDDEVIIPEPAWPHYKAVAELAGAKAITVDLPSDQDFIIDPAEIRKVISSKTKMLVLNNPNNPTGAVQPKKVLQELANLAEKHGFYILADEVYDHFIYDNNCFISMAEIMGSSDRLIYLNSLSKTYSITGWRVGYVCCNPILSDAFNKIHQYLTVCGVSTVHYAVSKFIQSDKNADFLSKMIQEFSRRRNVWAENIHSCGNFSYSPPSGAFYLFPRFSYAGLNSEQFCEYMLSEEHICMVPGAVFGAGFDDHVRISFSGTIDTQLKAQKKLMSFFNKIKGA; encoded by the coding sequence ATGTATAATTTTGCTCGCAATTTACCAGCTTCAGGGATCAGAAAATTTTATGATCTGGCAAACTCCTTACAGAAACAAGGACATGATATTCTTCATATGGAAATAGGCCGCCCTGTCTGGAAAATACCCCAGCAAATGAAAGACTTTCTGAACGAGGCCATGAATAATGACATCTATCATTACATGGATAATCGCGGAGACAGACTCTTAAGGGAAGTTTTATGCAACAATATTTACACAAAAACTAAAAAAAAATACAATCCAGATACTGAAATAATTGTTACTACCGGAGCAAGTGAAGGTCTGGCAATGTGCGCGCTCGCCTTGCTCGGCCATGATGATGAAGTAATAATCCCCGAACCAGCATGGCCCCATTATAAAGCTGTCGCAGAGCTTGCAGGTGCAAAAGCTATAACTGTAGACCTTCCATCAGATCAGGACTTCATAATTGACCCTGCTGAAATTCGAAAAGTCATCTCAAGCAAAACCAAAATGTTGGTGCTTAATAACCCAAACAACCCAACCGGTGCTGTCCAACCTAAAAAAGTATTGCAAGAACTTGCCAACCTAGCCGAAAAGCATGGGTTCTATATTCTTGCCGATGAAGTATACGACCATTTTATATACGACAACAACTGCTTCATCTCAATGGCAGAAATCATGGGATCTAGCGACAGACTTATTTATCTGAACAGCTTATCTAAAACATATAGTATTACCGGGTGGAGAGTTGGCTATGTATGTTGCAATCCAATCCTCTCAGATGCCTTTAACAAAATACATCAATATTTGACTGTCTGCGGAGTTTCTACCGTACATTATGCTGTCAGCAAATTTATCCAATCTGATAAAAATGCCGACTTTCTTTCTAAAATGATCCAAGAGTTCTCACGTAGAAGGAACGTGTGGGCTGAAAATATACATAGCTGCGGTAATTTTTCATATAGTCCCCCGTCAGGGGCTTTCTACCTCTTCCCCCGATTTTCTTATGCAGGCTTAAACTCTGAACAATTTTGCGAATATATGCTTTCCGAAGAACATATTTGCATGGTTCCCGGAGCTGTCTTTGGAGCCGGATTTGATGATCACGTCAGAATTTCCTTCAGCGGTACAATTGATACCCAACTAAAAGCCCAAAAAAAACTGATGAGTTTTTTCAATAAAATCAAGGGGGCATAA
- a CDS encoding AMP-binding protein yields the protein MDAIQRIKNTFDQHSLKTFLINSVDGKKYSYSQIYTEALLFSAELRRIGLSKGDRLAIILPNSIEHAVLLFACMFSGITTVPINQTQTVNEILVILSESKTTQIICNSKSLEKLTNIRTDLKIHLFSDILESKHNNFTSPNKIEAFENVTENDILTIVFTSGTTGTPKGVIHKIKSLINNAYLFCNEVKIDDSNRFYNLLSMSYLGGYYNLLLLPFVAGSSVVIAEAFSPHSAMDFWPPIIKHRINTLWLVPTIISIILEFDRKEIGVQYSKENIKLTLVGTAPLTDSIKNAFENRYGVELVQNYGLSETLFISTQRPSSEDSKGVGKILSGVNVEIRKLEDKNLEKDEEGEIYVKTPYLMAGYFNREIELDDSFFPTGDIGYINDGHLIISGRKKDLIIRSGLNISPLAIENMLQQHESIGKCAVIGIPHKINGEDIVAVISLKNGADFSTVKKELFQLCDQKISSSKRPSMIFQTDSFPMSSSGKIQKNTLKKIIQMRISKSDFSPIKSAPEVKKCAIGMKVKKKIDRPSDKLISRISEFPTTIVSDALNRMGAVSSAIQAICKNRPFCGPAFTVDEVEGSNMMNHIALDLLRNGDVMVISGKGITSRSCWGGLQTLRACKVGASAVIIDGAVRDYDDIKEYNLPIYARGVSLGGPIKAPFGRINYPISFGGVAVSPGDIVMGDNDGIVVVPQRLVEEVIHICQNKLEQEAKWFNEVESGKSALKTVGINKFLEKQSIDYE from the coding sequence ATGGACGCAATACAGAGAATAAAAAACACTTTTGATCAGCATTCCTTGAAAACATTTCTGATAAACTCCGTAGATGGCAAGAAATATTCATACTCACAAATATACACTGAAGCACTCTTATTTTCTGCAGAACTTAGAAGAATAGGTCTTTCAAAGGGTGATAGACTTGCAATAATTCTTCCTAACTCAATTGAACATGCCGTTTTACTCTTCGCCTGTATGTTTTCAGGGATTACAACTGTTCCCATTAACCAAACTCAGACAGTGAATGAAATTTTGGTCATTTTATCTGAGAGCAAAACTACACAGATAATTTGCAACTCAAAATCGCTTGAAAAACTTACCAATATCCGTACCGATCTTAAGATTCATCTTTTTTCCGATATATTAGAAAGTAAGCACAATAATTTCACTTCTCCTAACAAAATTGAAGCCTTCGAAAATGTAACTGAAAACGATATTCTAACTATCGTTTTCACATCAGGAACGACTGGAACTCCTAAAGGAGTAATTCATAAAATTAAAAGCTTAATAAATAATGCCTATTTATTTTGCAATGAAGTGAAAATTGATGATTCAAACCGCTTTTATAATCTATTATCCATGTCCTACCTGGGTGGTTACTACAATTTACTATTGCTGCCCTTTGTTGCAGGGTCTTCGGTTGTTATAGCTGAAGCCTTCAGCCCTCACTCAGCTATGGACTTCTGGCCTCCGATTATCAAGCACAGAATTAATACACTTTGGCTTGTACCCACTATAATTTCCATCATTCTTGAATTTGACCGTAAGGAAATAGGAGTTCAATACAGCAAGGAAAATATTAAGCTCACCCTTGTCGGAACTGCTCCTCTTACTGATTCCATCAAAAATGCATTTGAAAACAGATATGGTGTGGAACTTGTCCAAAACTATGGCCTTTCTGAGACTCTCTTCATTTCTACCCAACGGCCTTCTTCAGAAGACAGCAAAGGAGTAGGAAAAATCCTTAGCGGAGTTAATGTAGAAATAAGAAAGCTGGAAGATAAAAATTTGGAAAAGGATGAAGAAGGCGAGATCTACGTAAAAACCCCGTATCTGATGGCAGGTTACTTTAATCGAGAAATTGAACTTGATGATAGTTTTTTCCCAACAGGAGATATTGGTTACATCAATGATGGACATCTTATCATTTCAGGAAGAAAAAAAGACCTTATAATAAGGTCAGGACTTAACATCAGCCCTCTTGCAATTGAAAACATGCTCCAACAACATGAGTCCATTGGCAAGTGTGCTGTAATAGGCATACCACACAAAATTAATGGTGAAGATATTGTTGCCGTGATCTCACTAAAGAATGGAGCTGATTTTTCAACGGTTAAAAAGGAACTATTTCAACTTTGCGACCAAAAAATATCCTCATCCAAAAGACCTTCAATGATTTTTCAAACAGACTCATTCCCCATGAGCAGCAGTGGTAAAATTCAAAAAAACACACTTAAGAAAATCATACAGATGCGTATTTCAAAATCAGATTTCAGCCCAATCAAAAGTGCTCCTGAAGTGAAAAAATGTGCTATCGGAATGAAGGTAAAAAAGAAAATAGATCGCCCCAGTGATAAATTGATTTCCCGAATTAGTGAATTTCCAACTACTATAGTCTCTGATGCACTAAACAGAATGGGCGCTGTTTCCAGTGCGATTCAGGCCATTTGTAAAAACAGACCCTTTTGTGGTCCAGCTTTTACCGTCGACGAAGTCGAAGGTAGCAACATGATGAACCATATAGCTTTAGACCTTTTGAGAAATGGTGATGTGATGGTTATAAGCGGTAAAGGCATTACAAGCCGCTCATGTTGGGGAGGCCTTCAAACCCTGCGAGCTTGCAAGGTTGGCGCGTCAGCAGTAATAATTGATGGCGCTGTAAGAGACTATGATGACATTAAAGAATACAATTTACCTATTTACGCACGAGGTGTGTCTTTAGGAGGACCAATCAAAGCCCCTTTTGGAAGAATCAACTACCCGATTTCCTTTGGCGGAGTTGCTGTATCTCCTGGAGATATTGTCATGGGCGACAATGATGGAATAGTTGTCGTTCCGCAAAGACTGGTCGAAGAAGTAATCCACATTTGCCAAAACAAACTTGAACAGGAAGCAAAATGGTTTAACGAAGTAGAATCTGGCAAATCAGCTCTTAAAACAGTTGGTATTAATAAGTTTTTAGAAAAACAATCAATAGATTACGAATAA
- a CDS encoding 4-hydroxy-2-oxovalerate aldolase — MDNLRNVEILECSLRDGSYAIDFNFTSADTELLVNELSTIGFNWIEIGHGLGMGASLAGKGVMPNNDLTLLKAARKKTSANIGMFYIPSLSSIDQLSIAASEGLDFVRIGANATEPLKAFSHISRAKQIGLTVGMNFMKSYAVSPKEFGVMARQAVEAGADIIYLVDSVGGMTPNEVEEYFSETKKNCSCEMGFHGHDNLRMAVANTLKAHECGARFLDATLMGIGRGAGNAPSEALICLLEESGIPTGIDIASLLKIADTYICPLMDNLTMYNTKEVAMGYGKFHSSHLPKIKKASLKYNADEKELIITMGRIDPVNIDDKVLEEVAEKLKDTKKTYESSALISYPGLKVVQDSISLNDEAVTELIKGIAVTCAKRRKATPVIEVVVLEAEREGLVVAEHIWDSERIVLGRLTVSNISVFLQIAELLADSTFKFIINTHESKSSPEDLQKIISEVGPKRLFPINTKQLKKTFLFNTLTLLANQPENRSILIYGDDEDLKKHLLQYSSLEQIIVVDTAATPTKGAVNITNIDDWALLDMEVDLVYSALMPNSSTEKKLLKCLNSKSKIISPFAAHCGNKNYYFLNLDTAYEGLNEYMNVPEIEFSPYGDA; from the coding sequence ATGGATAATTTACGAAACGTTGAAATACTTGAATGCAGCCTTAGAGATGGTAGCTATGCCATTGATTTTAATTTTACGTCAGCGGATACTGAACTTTTAGTAAACGAACTTTCAACGATAGGTTTTAATTGGATTGAAATTGGGCACGGGTTAGGCATGGGAGCATCTCTTGCTGGTAAAGGAGTCATGCCCAACAATGACCTAACCCTTCTTAAAGCCGCCAGAAAAAAAACCTCTGCCAATATAGGGATGTTTTACATCCCAAGCCTTTCATCAATCGACCAACTTTCAATAGCGGCCAGTGAAGGACTTGACTTCGTAAGAATTGGGGCAAATGCCACAGAACCACTTAAAGCCTTTAGCCATATCAGCCGTGCTAAACAAATCGGACTGACAGTTGGCATGAATTTCATGAAAAGCTACGCTGTTTCTCCTAAAGAATTCGGGGTAATGGCAAGGCAGGCTGTAGAAGCTGGAGCAGACATAATATACCTAGTTGACTCCGTTGGTGGAATGACGCCAAATGAAGTTGAAGAATATTTTTCAGAAACAAAAAAAAATTGTAGTTGTGAAATGGGATTTCATGGGCATGACAACCTAAGAATGGCCGTTGCAAATACTCTTAAAGCACACGAATGTGGAGCTAGATTCCTTGATGCAACACTAATGGGAATTGGACGGGGAGCAGGAAACGCCCCTTCTGAAGCTCTTATTTGCTTACTTGAAGAATCAGGGATCCCGACTGGTATAGACATAGCGTCGCTTCTGAAAATTGCAGATACCTACATATGCCCACTGATGGACAACTTAACCATGTATAACACTAAAGAAGTTGCCATGGGTTATGGAAAATTTCACTCTAGCCATCTGCCTAAAATAAAAAAAGCCAGCCTAAAATATAATGCCGACGAAAAGGAACTCATCATAACGATGGGGCGAATTGACCCCGTCAACATTGATGACAAAGTTCTCGAAGAAGTGGCTGAAAAACTCAAAGACACCAAAAAAACATACGAATCTTCTGCCTTAATTTCATACCCTGGACTAAAAGTTGTGCAGGACTCTATTTCTTTAAACGATGAAGCTGTAACTGAACTGATCAAAGGAATTGCTGTTACATGTGCCAAGCGCAGAAAGGCTACCCCGGTTATTGAAGTTGTTGTTCTTGAGGCAGAAAGAGAAGGCTTAGTTGTTGCCGAACATATCTGGGACAGTGAAAGAATTGTTCTTGGTAGACTGACCGTCAGCAATATCAGTGTATTCCTGCAAATAGCTGAACTTCTAGCTGATAGCACATTCAAATTCATTATCAATACCCACGAATCAAAATCATCTCCTGAAGATTTACAAAAAATTATTTCCGAAGTCGGTCCTAAACGTCTATTTCCTATCAATACTAAACAGCTTAAAAAAACATTTCTTTTTAATACGCTTACGCTCTTAGCAAACCAACCAGAAAATAGATCTATTCTAATATATGGCGATGATGAAGACCTCAAAAAACATCTATTGCAATACTCATCGCTCGAACAAATCATTGTAGTTGACACAGCTGCCACTCCTACGAAGGGGGCGGTTAATATTACCAACATTGATGACTGGGCATTGCTTGATATGGAGGTAGACCTTGTATACTCAGCACTGATGCCAAACTCTAGTACAGAAAAAAAACTTCTGAAATGCTTAAACAGCAAAAGCAAAATAATTAGTCCATTTGCAGCTCATTGCGGCAATAAAAATTATTATTTTTTAAATCTCGACACTGCCTATGAAGGCTTAAATGAATACATGAATGTCCCCGAGATTGAATTTTCGCCATATGGAGATGCATAA
- a CDS encoding aminopeptidase produces MDSIKNLLQNCAGLKSNEKVLIITDTETEKVGKAIAEESEKMAETNCISLPSMNMHGQEPTPEVADLMLKHDVVLGLTRKSLAHTKARFNATQNGSRFLSLPDYSLELLNHKALSFNFRLLAEEANRFAIALTKAEKCKVTTSKGTDISFNLKSRVANSCPGFACNPGELASPPDSEVNIAPLESETNGVIVVDGSIPCDEIGTLNSPITITITDGYISNFEGEKSDVLRKLFKDTGHQSSKILGELGFGLNPNADLCGIMLVDEGCRGTVHFGFGSNNTIGGKNYAPIHLDMVIKSPTVILDTIIIVKNGNIIELP; encoded by the coding sequence ATGGACTCTATAAAAAATTTATTACAAAATTGCGCAGGCCTAAAATCTAATGAAAAAGTACTCATAATAACAGATACTGAAACCGAAAAAGTCGGCAAGGCTATTGCTGAAGAATCAGAGAAAATGGCTGAAACAAACTGCATCTCTCTTCCTTCAATGAACATGCATGGACAAGAGCCGACACCTGAAGTTGCTGATCTGATGCTTAAACACGACGTAGTACTCGGGCTAACCCGCAAATCTCTTGCACACACAAAAGCAAGATTTAATGCAACGCAAAATGGTAGCCGCTTTTTAAGTCTTCCCGACTATTCACTAGAACTTTTGAATCATAAAGCTCTTTCTTTCAACTTCAGACTTCTGGCCGAAGAGGCTAACCGCTTTGCTATAGCCCTAACAAAAGCTGAGAAGTGCAAGGTTACCACCAGTAAAGGCACCGACATCTCATTTAATTTAAAAAGCCGAGTTGCTAACTCCTGCCCAGGATTTGCTTGCAATCCCGGTGAGCTGGCATCTCCCCCCGACTCAGAAGTAAATATTGCTCCTCTGGAATCAGAAACCAACGGAGTCATAGTCGTTGACGGCAGCATTCCATGCGACGAGATCGGAACTCTTAATTCTCCAATCACAATAACTATAACGGACGGATATATCAGTAATTTTGAAGGAGAAAAAAGTGATGTTCTAAGAAAACTTTTTAAAGACACAGGACATCAATCTTCCAAGATATTGGGAGAGCTAGGGTTTGGCCTTAACCCCAATGCCGACCTTTGCGGGATCATGCTGGTCGACGAGGGCTGTCGCGGAACCGTCCACTTTGGTTTTGGCTCTAATAACACTATCGGGGGGAAAAACTATGCCCCTATACACTTAGACATGGTGATTAAAAGTCCAACTGTAATTCTTGACACAATAATAATTGTTAAAAACGGAAATATCATTGAATTGCCATAA